In Rosa chinensis cultivar Old Blush chromosome 1, RchiOBHm-V2, whole genome shotgun sequence, a genomic segment contains:
- the LOC112165693 gene encoding uncharacterized protein LOC112165693 — translation MEKLCLTLYFSACKLQHYMLSFTTCIIAQNDLVKYMLSRPILRGRIGKWVLALSELSLQYVPQKAVNGQAFADFLAHRPMLDVPTVKELEIATTTTARPVLARVLKYTIWHQATISLHPWILFFDGSRTETLAGARIVLENPAGDRFSYSFQLEFRCTNNQAEYEALIIVLEVLLELGVRDIQVRDDSLLVINQLQEKYRCVSCLLVPYLNRAIELLDQFTDVGLEYIPRERNFAANKLAQLATGITLKYGVRERLLKVERRTHRTIQSSRSLNPLI, via the coding sequence ATGGAAAAATTGTGTCTTACGTTGTACTTCTCCGCATGCAAGCTACaacactacatgttatcctttacgaCTTGCATTATCGCTCAAAATGACTTGGTTAAGTACATGCTGTCACGACCTATTCTGCGAGGGCGTATTGGCAAATGGGTACTGGCATTATCCGAACTCTCGCTACAGTACGTTCCACAGAAAGCAGTGAACGGACAAGCCTTCGCAGACTTTCTCGCACATCGCCCTATGTTGGATGTCCCCACAGTGAAagagttagagatagcgaccACAACAACAGCTCGGCCAGTTTTGGCGCGCGTTCTAAAATATACTATTTGGCATCAGGCCACAATCTCCCTTCACCCCTGGatattattttttgatggctcaagaacagAAACACTAGCAGGGGCAAGGATTGTTCTGGAAAACCCGGCAGGTGAtcgtttttcttattctttccaatTGGAATTTAGGTGCACCAATAATCAAGCGgagtatgaggccctcattattGTCCTAGAGGTGTTACTGGAGTTAGGCGTAAGAGATATCCAAGTGCGCGATGATTCTTTGCTTgtgataaatcagcttcaaGAAAAGTACAGATGTGTGAGTTGCTTGCTTGTACCATATTTGAACCGCGCCATTGAACTTCTGGATCAATTCACTGACGTGGGTTTGGAATATATTCCTCGCGAACGCAACTTTGCAGCCAACAAACTTGCTCAACTGGCTACAGGCATTACTTTGAAATATGGGGTTCGTGAGCGACTCTTGAAAGTTGAAAGACGCACCCACCGGACGATCCAGTCATCGCGGTCCTTGAACCCATTGATATAG
- the LOC112165686 gene encoding L10-interacting MYB domain-containing protein-like, giving the protein MGKKKSIGTENEGSGKPKATWPDEVVAIFCDIAVKEVAKGNRPGTHFDKKGWSNVIKAFKELTGRDYDKQQLKNKWYSLKNDWKLWSSLLHKETGIGWDPTRKTVDAPAEWWESKIQINPEYCKFRDVGISPEMMAVYDNMFKGSTALGHSVMIPSATIDIEEVVEDSEHNDISGDDEEMDQQGEPRGKKRKTVECQTGPNKEKNR; this is encoded by the exons ATGGGAAAGAAGAAATCCATCGGTACTGAAAATGAGGGATCTGGAAAACCAAAAGCCACATGGCCTGATGAGGTAGTAGCTATATTTTGTGATATAGCTGTTAAGGAAGTGGCCAAGGGAAACAGACCTGGTACACATTTTGATAAAAAGGGATGGTCAAATGTTATCAAGGCCTTTAAGGAGTTAACCGGAAGGGATTATGATAAACAGCAATTGAAAAATAAGTGGTATTCACTTAAAAATGATTGGAAATTGTGGAGTTCACTATTGCATAAGGAAACTGGTATTGGATGGGATCCGACTAGGAAGACTGTCGATGCACCTGCTGAGTGGTGGGAATCCAAAATTCAG aTCAATCCAGAGTATTGTAAATTTCGTGACGTTGGAATTAGTCCTGAAATGATGGCTGTTTATGATAACATGTTTAAGGGTAGCACAGCCCTAGGTCACTCTGTCATGATTCCCTCAGCTACTATAGATattgaagaggtggtggaggatTCTGAGCATAATGACATTTCTGGagatgatgaagagatggaCCAGCAAGGTGAACCAAgagggaaaaagagaaaaactgtGGAGTGCCAAACTGGGcctaataaagaaaaaaatagataa